The following coding sequences are from one Musa acuminata AAA Group cultivar baxijiao chromosome BXJ1-6, Cavendish_Baxijiao_AAA, whole genome shotgun sequence window:
- the LOC135677271 gene encoding folylpolyglutamate synthase-like isoform X6, protein MPRASPAAQTRRAPWRVTDILSLPTTYRSVSLAFLHPPLCACAIRCLPPPRRTHRFRVRFDRDMAREYEAALNCLSSLITRRSRAVRGNKGDRFDLLFDYLKILELEDAISQLKIIHVAGTKGKGSTCTFTESILRCCGFRTGLFTSPHLIDVRERFRLDGVKVSEEKFLEHFWWCWNRLQEKTGDNLPMPTYFRFLALLAFKIFSAEQQVDVAIVEVGLGGKFDATNVVKEPIVCGISSLGYDHMEILGNTLGEIAGEKAGIFKKGVPAWTVPQPEEAMRMLEEKASQLGVPLQVVSPLDPGLLKNQHLGLDGEHQCLNAGLAIALSSVWLKTTGNLQGMQIDQNNLPEQFVRGLSRASLEGRAQVVSDSSLGQQQNSNLGGLTFYLDGAHSPESLEVCAKWFSRVIREDPSHLEEQIHKKHHPRRGGHPNSLGGKEHLQMLLFNCMSVRNPQLLLPRLGSNSIRPFLYQTNQHITRLGLMHHHRLIHSKLICHGS, encoded by the exons ATGCCGCGGGCGAGCCCCGCAGCGCAGACTCGGAGGGCGCCGTGGCGCGTCACAGACATTCTATCCCTTCCCACGACGTATCGTTCTGTTTCGTTAGCCTTTCTTCATCCTCCCCTCTGCGCCTGCGCCATTCGTTGCCTCCCGCCCCCGAGAAGAACCCATCGCTTCCGCGTTAGATTCGATCGAGACATGGCCCGAG AGTACGAGGCGGCATTGAATTGCTTGTCCTCCCTCATCACCCGACGCAGTCGAGCCGTTAGGGGCAACAAGGGCGACCGCTTCGATCTGTTGTTCGACTACCTGAAG ATCTTGGAGTTGGAAGACGCGATTTCCCAGCTTAAGATTATCCATGTAGCTGGCACCAAAGGGAAG GGTTCGACGTGCACTTTTACTGAATCAATTCTGCGGTGTTGTGGGTTTCGAACTGGACTGTTCACGTCCCCACACCTTATCGATGTCCGGGAGCGGTTCCGTCTTGATGG GGTAAAAGTTTCTGAAGAGAAGTTTTTGGAGCACTTCTGGTGGTGTTGGAATAGATTGCAG GAAAAAACTGGTGACAATCTCCCTATGCCTACCTATTTCCGCTTCCTTGCCCTTCTGGCATTTAAGATATTCTCAGCAGAGCAG CAGGTGGATGTTGCCATTGTGGAAGTTGGTTTgggaggaaaatttgatgcaaccaATGTG GTGAAGGAACCAATCGTCTGTGGAATATCGTCCTTGGGTTATGACCACATGGAAATTCTTG GAAATACACTGGGAGAAATTGCAGGAGAGAAAGCTGGCATCTTTAAG AAAGGAGTACCTGCATGGACTGTACCCCAGCCTGAAGAAGCAATGCGCATGCTCGAAGAGAAGGCTTCTCAATTAGGT GTTCCTCTTCAAGTAGTTTCACCTTTAGATCCTGGACTACTGAAAAATCAACATCTTGGGCTAGATGGCGAGCATCAATGTCTAAATGCTGGCCTTGCTATTGCCTTGTCCAGTGTTTGGCTTAAAACAACCGGAAATTTACAAGGCATGCAGATAGACCAAAAC AATTTACCTGAGCAATTTGTCAGAGGGTTATCAAGGGCTAGTTTGGAGGGACGAGCACAGGTTGTCTCAGATTCTTCTCTTGGGCAACAGCAGAACTCCAATCTGGGAGGCTTGACTTTCTACCTAGATGGGGCACATAGCCCAGAAAGCTTGGAGGTGTGTGCAAAATGGTTTTCCCGTGTTATAAGAGAAGATCCTTCACATTTAGAGGAACAAATTCACAAGAAACACCATCCTAGACGG GGGGGTCACCCTAACTCACTAGGGGGGAAGGAGCACCTACAGATGCTTCTTTTCAATTGCATGTCAGTGAGAAATCCTCAGTTGTTGCTTCCACGTCTG GGGTCAAATTCCATAAGGCCCTTTTTGTACCAAACCAATCAGCATATAACAAGGTTGGGTCTCATGCATCACCACCGACTGATCCACAGCAAGTTGATCTGTCATGGCAGCTGA